The Quercus lobata isolate SW786 chromosome 4, ValleyOak3.0 Primary Assembly, whole genome shotgun sequence genome segment TACTAAAATTAGTAGAGAATTATTGATTACTACTTAATTAATTTCagtattttgtttcaatttgttGCTGCAATAGTTTATGGGTTTTCATTTTCTGAGCATTATTTGCATTTCAGGTGGGGCGTAAGTGTAGGTTCTTCCAATGGCGTGATGATGAGATATGTGCTCATGGTAAGTTGCTTATCCCACAGCAAAGGCAGAAGATCATCACACTTGAGGCTGAGGTTGCAAGCTACAAGAAGAGGGAGAAATTTTTAGTTGTGGCTGTGGTATTGTTAGTGGTGATGTGTgtagttttgtgtttggttaggTAATGTAAGTAATGTATGTAGTGTATGGTTAGGTAATGTATGTAGTGAAGGGGTGAGTAAATTGTTGCTGTGTCTGAGCACCACCTGCTATGTGCAAGCAACAACTGTTGCTGCTAGTGtgtgctgctgctgctgatgctatGTGCTGTTGCTGCTGATGCTGTGTGCTGTTATCAATATTGTTAATAGGGTTGGCAGTTTAGATGTATGTAGGGTAGTGACTGTTATGGGAATTATTAGGGCAGTTTTAGTTTATGTTGGGCTGGCAATGTGTACAATTTTTGTATGAGATGTGTTTAGCCATGTATTACCTCCTGGTAATTTTGTGCTCCTACCAATTGTTAGCAACGTAACCCACTTCCCTATGAAATGAATACACTTTTTATTCAAGATATAAATGTAAATTCTGATTTGAATGCATCAACCTATGGATTCCACAATGTGAATGAAATGAATACACCAGTTGCAGAAAATGTATTTACCATACTATTGCTATTTCAGAAAATGAATACACTTGCTGTTTTGTAGAAAATGAATACACCAGTGTGTACTATTGCTGTTTTGTACCTGTAAATGTACTTGTTTTGCAGAAAATGTATCTACCTGTAAATGTATTAACCAGCTGGTTGTACTATTCTCAATGCAAATACATTAACTGCCTCTCATTAATGTGAGTACCAAAAGTAAAGGACATAAGATTCAATAttaaactaaacaacacaaattGAATAGAAATACATCTTCAACTTATCATTGACTGCTAGCAACTACAGTCACCATAATTACATAGTTCAACTACAACACTAACAACCATAGTCACCATAATTACATGGTTCAACACTATCATCACTAGAATTGCACAAAACACACTGGCATTGTTTAACTACAACACTAACACTAGTTGATACAATCACCATAATTACATAATTACATAGGGCATTGTTCCATAGTGAGGCAGATCATCATAAACTTCTCAAAACAGTAGACATAACTACACAAAATAGTTGACATAACCATACAAAATAGGTGACCCTcatcaacaaaaggaaaaatctactTCTTGCTCTCTTCATTTCCTTGGACCCTGCACAGATGATTGACTTCCAGCATGTTTGATTGTTTCCATGTATCTGGATGGATTCTTAGAAGCCTTCAGAGTCTTTGATGTGAgcaccattttctttttctgcctTGAGGTTGGGTTGTTGCTGTTGGAGCTGTGATGTGCACCTGACTGGTGTGGTGCATTTGGGGTGGCGCTATGCTGCTGTGTACTGGGATATGGTACAAACTAAGTGGCTGGTCTGAACTGGTATGGTGCACTTGGAGTGGATGGGCTATGCATGGCAGCCTAGGGTGGTGCAAATGATGTGGATGATGCTGTCTTGGCCTGCGATGGAGCACTTGTAGTTTTGCTGGTCTACAAACAGGGTTAGTAGTGAGTATTGAATAGCAACTATTTCACCCTAATGTCATTTTATTGCTTTATTATATGTCTTGGTTTTGTTTGCGGTGCCTGGCAGTGAAGAGTTCCCTCTAATCTCACCCTTGCAACTTCTCTTATTGTGTCCTAACTTACCACAAGTCTTACATTGCTTAGAGATGTCAGCTCTCTTACCACTTGTTGGCTCATTAGGTTcccttactttcttctttttaggCCTGCCAGGTGGTCTTCTTTTGATAGGGGTTGAATTAGGGTCACATCACTTGGTCTCCACATATTCTGCCTATTGATTGGTGCTATGATTGGCTCTTAGCATGCTCTGTATGTAGATACATGATAACAGGGGTGAACATATTGCTCAACATCTTGTCTATTGAAAAATATGCAAGAGATTGCATGAGCACATGGTATGCTAGTTATGTTCCACTTCCTACAACTGCAGTGTGCTGTGGCTAAGTCAACAGTGAAACTTTGCAGACCATTTTTCACTTCAAACTGTGTCTACCCTGCCCAACAAGCTAACCACCTATTGGCTGCCAGCTTTTCCTTGTGCAACCTCTTCATCACCTTGGCATAAATATCTGACTCTAGCCTCACACCCTTCTCTCTGTTCTCTTGGAACCTAGTCATTAGATATAGCCTAATGCACTCAAGCTACAATCACATACAAGTACAATGAAACATTAGATATTAATTGCAACAACTGCCATAAACAGTACCAAACAATCACTATAATTAATTGTAGGTGATCATAAATATTCATACCATGCTAATTATGGGCTTAGATATGAATTTAAGAATCCTGCTGTTGAAATTCTCACACATATTGTTGAGTATAGAGTCAGTCAAGCCATCCTTACTAAACATGTGTCTGGCCCATTTTGTTGTTGAATGAGAATCCAACCACCTGTGTGCATCAGTATCAATCTCCTTTAGCTCATCCATCACCCTATCAAACTCTTGTTTGAAAGTTGCCTTGGTTGCCCTCCAAAACATATCTCTGATCAAAACACTAGGATGATCCTTCCTAAAATTGTTATAGAGGTGCCTGCAGTAAATCCTGTGTTCATACTGTGGCAAGTTGTCAATGAATGTTTGCACCAACCCCTATCACAAACAGTATCACAGGCAAGTATGTGAAGTTAGTGGACCAAAATTACAATGACTAAATACAGATTAAAACAACCAATGGAGAATAAACTACACACCTTTTGCTAGTTTGACATAAATACCCATCTCTTATTTTGGCCTATGTCTGCAAGTAACAAATTGATGAACTAGGTCCAAGAGTCCTTGGTTTTAGCCTCTACCATTGTAGATGCAAGTGGGAAATACTTTTCATTAGGATCTCTGCATACTGTAGTAATCAATTGTCCCCCTGACTTGTTTTTCAAATGGCAGGCATCCAAACCAATGAATGGCCTGCATCTAACTAGAAACCCCTTCTTACATCCCTCCAAACATATGTATAGCTTCTCAAAATAAGGCACTCCACACAGCAAGTCAGACTCAGCTGCTAAATCACCCTCATTGAAGGTATGTACCTTTATAAGTATTGTACTGGCAGAACTAAACCTCCTTAATTCCTCATAGTACTCCCATAGCTGGTTGTATTGTTGTGTATAAGCCCCATCCACATATTCTCTAACCTTATCCTTAGCCCTACTTGCTTTTCCTACACTTATGTTTATGGTATACTTCTCATGGACAGCTTCATGGATGTCTCTCAGCTTCATGTTTGGCTGTCTTTTCACCTTCTTCATCAACTTCTTCCTAATGTATGATGAAGTACACCAACGGTTCTTAAAAGTTCTAGAGCATGTATGTTCCAAATTCAATGTCCTTAGTTGATAGCTCCTCTCCCTTGGCACCTTTCCTAGATAGGCAACAAACTTGCAGTTTTCCTGGCAGACAGCTTTTACCCTTTGCAAgtcattttttacaaatttgatcCCCTATCCACCATGAATTGCATATTCTGTTATAGCTTCCTTGAATTGCTTGGGTGTTGTAAATAACAtatctttttcaaaagaaatatgCTCTGCCTTAGCCACTGGCTTAAACACAGGGAACTTCTTCACTTCCTCATTTTTCTATCCCTTACCATTTTCCACATGTGTACTTCTATCATCCTcagcatcatcatcactgtCATACCCAAGCTCATCATCAGATGATGATTCCACCAAACTGTGCAATTCCCCACTCTTATAATCAGAGTTCATTACACTAGCACCCATTTGGCCTGgttcaacatcatcatcatcatcatccttacCATCCCAACTGTCACTATTGTCTTCAACAAAGTCCCTAACACCATGGTTCAACTCTACCTCATCATCTAGCCCACTTCCCCCACCTCCACTATCACTGCCATCACTTATAATAAAAACTTGAGGTGGGTGCTCAATAATAGGTTCTTTACCTACTCTCCTTGAACCCACCTGGGAAGCAGCAACATCAGCATTAAAAGTTTGATCATTTGCATTCACCTCACTTGGCTCATCCTCATTGTTAAAAGTTTGATCATCACtatcataaaaattgaaaaaatcacTCCCATCATGGTCATCATCATCACTGCCATCATTATAATAACCTATAGGGCCTTGCTCCATTGCCAATGGCTGCACACCCTCACTAACATCCTTTCCTTCATCAACTAGTATAGGATCATCTATTGGGTGCTCCACATACACATGAATCTCTTCATGACCCTTCACTAATTCTGTCATGTACATGGCATCATGATCATCAACAACTAAATGGAAGTTTGCCCTTTCTTGGTCCATACCAAGCATTGTATACCACAGCCTGCTAACAGATGTGTACCCAAAGTCTCTACATATACCCTTATCTCAATCTTGGACCACTTATTAGGGTCACAATTATCAACTATATCTACTTTACCTCCCACATATATTTTAGGGTTCTCAGTAAAATAGCCACCATGATGCACGGATATACTGAATAGGTCATCCATTCTGCATGCCAAAACAACCTCAATTAAACAATGCAAGAACAATACAACACTCATTTACCAACACAAcacctaataaaatatttcattttgcatgcACACAACACAACACTCAATAAAGTATTTACCAACACAAcactaatcaaataatttttcacaacacAACACTGACTTCAATGGTTTTGTCGTACTAAAATAGACATGCATAGTTATCAAATTACACAAAAAACCCTCATACAATACTGTTAGTCTTACTTAACTCTTTTCAACAGGGGCACATACGGAACACAGAGAACATAGGGAACAAATGGACCACAATcaaaagtaaaatacaaaagcatacaaaaagcaaacaaaaacatTGTGGCCTTACTACCAGAACCAgccaaaaacaaagcaaaagagaCTGTAGTGTAGAGTTTGCTAAGGACACCATTGCCTCTAACTATAAGCCAACCAAGCAAAAGTCTAAGAAGATCAAGTTGGTAGAGGTTGTGACTCGTGATGAGGAATTCTGAGGTAATCTAGGGATTAAAGATCAAAGATGATAAAGTAGCTGATTTCAAGTGACAAAGctgatttggggattttcactGATAAAGTAGCCATGAACAGTGGGTGGTTGACACGTGAGGGACGCGTGTGTGAGTAAGTTGGGCGGGAAGGCCACATGCTAAAACAGACTGGCCACGGtgtactttttattatttttaaatgatttacAGTTTTCTCCATCAGCCACATCATTAGTTGGTTGACggtaaggactaaaatgtgGGGCGttaattgtttttggaactaaaagtggtaaaaaaaatgtagggaccaaaatagaaaaatgtgcaaaatatagggactaaaagtgcatttacgccttattaaaatcaagtttcaaaataagggCTTAaacctaaatagtttcaaaagagggacatattgctaaatttttaaaaaaataagggaaaaatgCTAGAATTCCCAACCTATCTTATGTGATCTTAGGATGTGTTtcgatactgcttattttgctgaaattaaaaaattattattgaaagtacgataaataaaggtaaaaattggttgaaatagtacagtggggccatgaatagtgccaaaaagtacagtgaaacccatgaataatagcaaaaataagctgaatagtgaaataattttaatttttcatttcaatccaaacgcacacttagcGTACGTTTGGATAGCGTTTTGCGCGTCCAACGTTGCGTGTCTAGCTATTTTTGGTGGGTTCGTATATTGTTCACAGGACttgcaagtattttttttttcataaaaatagctTTAAAACTAGACCCACGAtcctatttacacatttaaaatttgctacagtattttcagttttcaattttcaattttcaacaataaacgATATCCAAAAAAACCatcttatatttttgttaactttttggGTCAGCCATGAGGCCTATGACATGAGCATGGGACACGCGGTGTGGGAATTGGGATAGAGActttaagaggaaaaaaaaaaaaaaaaaaaggacggCTATGAGCCTGCTAAAGAAAAAGGTGGAGAAGAATTCTAGAGAAATTGTTGCGTGATATTAGAGAGAAACGAGAAGAAAAGTAagctatctctctctctctctctctctctctctctctctctctttctttcaattAGGCTCTCTTTCCTTtgaatgggtttgggtttgggttttgatgcTCTAATTTCCATTCATTTTACTAAAAACCAATTACTATCTGATAGGAACTGAATTCGGCCTTGTTTCAAGATGAATATCGACGATGACGACAACCTGCCTTGTTTCGAGATGAATATCGACGACTATGACCTGCCTTGTTTCAATATGAATATCGACGACTACGACGACAACCTTGTTGAGTAAGTTCTCATTTCTCActctttaatttctttcctttcacTTCCTTCCTGAAATTAAAAGATCTACATATCAAATCGTTTTCTTCTCCTAATGTTTTTCTCCAGtttgaattgaatttgaatatgcttttttttttaaacgattttttttttttttggttttgacaTAAATTTATTTGGTAGCAAtcttaaataagttgaaaaacgatttcctaaattttcttatttagcttttttttgtcaaaaaaaaaaaattaatgaaaaataaatcataCTTCTTATGTtgattatttaacttttttattaatatttacttTCCTGGTAATAACAAAAGTTGTAGCGTTAATAGCTCTTTCGAGGAGTTGCAGATGGCATGCTTGGAAATTCCAACGAATTCCATGAGCCCTCAAAGATTGTCAACATCATCacaatcttcttcttcaacacGTTGGTGGAAATACGATGTCTTTCTCAATTTTAGAACGGAGGACACGCGGAGAAGTTTTACAAACCATCTATATGATGATTTGAAAAGGAAGGGTGTTTTGACCTTTAGGGACGATGAAAAACTTGAGAGAGGAAAATCAATTTCACAAGAGCTCTTGAATGCCATAGAAGAATCCAGATTTGCTATTATCATTTTCTCAAGAAACTATGCATCTTCGACATGGTGCTTAAATGAGCTTGAAAAGATTGTTAGATCCATGAAAGAGATAGGATTGACAATTCTGCCAGTTTTTCATGACAAACTTATTTCTTTTgatatataaagttataaacgACAATAATTCTTTTACATTCAATGAAGTATATAAATAGCTATTGGAATGTATCATAAAATGCTTgattgaaatattaaatatagtAGTTAAAATTCTGTTGTATTTTGGAAGTTTGTGCTTctgttttattttcattcttcccttttgttgttatttttattattttaaatcaaaaGGATCAGAATGCAGTGCAAGTTAAAGCATGGAAAATTATGAATATACTAGTCTAGTCGCATACCCGCGCGTTGCACGcggtaatttttttaggatggtctaattaaatattttattaatactataattttagttattaaccatttgattttcattagtttttaagttaacaaaaaccttaaataaacctttttttttattttattttttttatttttttacctttacacacacacacacacacacatagtgaatctttacacatacctttaaaaaaactctatatatttcacttttttggatgcgtaaaattatagactactactccataatgatagtggctaattaattttttttttttttagtgatctcatttgtaacgcttcttaccattatcatatatttactaactgatgatttgcataacaaagacgataaatgagaggtaggattgttcattagattttcgAAAGTAATAGtgcatgaaaattatatatatatatatatatatatattataaataaggttaaatgaaatgtcaaaaaatggatttttaaattttctaactttatt includes the following:
- the LOC115985789 gene encoding TMV resistance protein N-like, translating into MNIDDDDNLPCFEMNIDDYDLPCFNMNIDDYDDNLVDCSVNSSFEELQMACLEIPTNSMSPQRLSTSSQSSSSTRWWKYDVFLNFRTEDTRRSFTNHLYDDLKRKGVLTFRDDEKLERGKSISQELLNAIEESRFAIIIFSRNYASSTWCLNELEKIVRSMKEIGLTILPVFHDKLISFDI